A part of Yoonia rosea genomic DNA contains:
- a CDS encoding DUF1178 family protein yields MIRFHLKCEEDHEFESWFQSGEAFDKLVAANLVNCTTCGTTKVRKTIMAPAVSTSSRITAPKPSEADLAALREKVEAHSDYVGKGFVKEARDMHDGLVPERPIYGEANLNEAKKLVEDGIPVVPLPFMPRKKTN; encoded by the coding sequence ATGATCCGTTTCCACCTCAAATGTGAAGAAGACCACGAATTCGAAAGCTGGTTCCAGTCGGGCGAGGCCTTTGACAAGCTTGTCGCGGCCAATTTGGTGAATTGCACCACCTGCGGCACCACCAAGGTCCGCAAGACGATCATGGCACCAGCTGTCAGCACATCATCGCGGATCACGGCTCCGAAACCCTCCGAGGCCGACCTCGCCGCATTGCGTGAGAAAGTAGAGGCGCATTCCGACTATGTCGGTAAGGGATTTGTCAAAGAGGCCCGCGATATGCATGACGGCCTTGTCCCCGAACGCCCGATTTACGGCGAGGCCAACCTGAACGAGGCCAAAAAGCTGGTGGAGGATGGTATTCCAGTCGTGCCGCTGCCCTTCATGCCACGCAAGAAGACGAACTGA
- a CDS encoding NUDIX hydrolase — MAKSVAKQLPLKLRTGHKTDVRAQFAALCWRVKNDKVQVCLITSRTRKRWIIPKGWPMHKQTPANAAATEAFEEAGLSGEAIDFCLGVFSYSKPQKVDNAPIVTMVYPLHVTHVHADWPEKEQRRRKWMSPAKAAKKIKEPELKRIVAGFKPHKILR, encoded by the coding sequence ATGGCAAAATCAGTCGCAAAACAGCTCCCCTTGAAGCTGCGGACCGGACACAAAACAGACGTACGGGCCCAGTTTGCGGCCCTCTGCTGGCGTGTGAAAAACGATAAGGTCCAGGTTTGCCTGATTACCAGCCGCACACGCAAACGCTGGATCATCCCCAAGGGCTGGCCCATGCACAAACAAACGCCTGCAAACGCTGCCGCGACGGAGGCCTTTGAAGAGGCGGGACTAAGTGGTGAGGCCATTGATTTCTGTCTTGGGGTGTTCAGCTACAGCAAGCCGCAAAAAGTAGATAACGCCCCAATCGTCACGATGGTTTATCCGCTTCATGTCACCCACGTGCATGCGGACTGGCCCGAAAAAGAGCAGCGCCGCCGCAAGTGGATGTCGCCCGCCAAAGCCGCCAAGAAAATCAAAGAGCCGGAACTAAAGCGCATTGTCGCGGGGTTTAAGCCACATAAGATCCTGCGCTAG
- a CDS encoding acetoin utilization protein AcuC: MQASLPHATPHARFIGSEIYRHSSYGAWHPLRVPRVSTVMDLARSIGWLPPAQFITSPRAKAAALTGYHTPTYLAALQAAEAAQSVSEQIRLKHNLGTPSNPIFKEMFRRPATAAGASLLAGELLRDGGVIYSPAGGTHHGLPDRANGFCYLNDPVLAIQSLRRNGAQKIAYIDIDAHHPDGVEHAFAYDADTLQISVHEVNRWPRTGALADMGVGQVYNLPVPAGLNDTEMALIRDTLILPLVADFGPDAIVLQCGADAVAEDRQSRLALSNNAHWAIVAALRPLSPRYLVLGGGGYNPWSVGRLWTGVWATLNGYDIPDVLPPASQAILGALTWTSPLRKHHPEAHWITTLRDTPREGPISDAVRTGVQSLAMRRPRWA; the protein is encoded by the coding sequence ATGCAAGCATCCCTTCCACACGCAACCCCACACGCGCGATTTATCGGGTCCGAGATTTATCGGCACTCCAGCTATGGGGCGTGGCATCCGTTGCGCGTGCCGCGTGTCTCGACGGTCATGGACCTTGCGCGCAGCATCGGTTGGCTGCCGCCTGCGCAGTTTATCACCAGTCCGCGCGCCAAGGCGGCGGCGCTTACGGGATATCATACACCGACCTATCTGGCCGCGTTGCAGGCGGCTGAAGCGGCGCAGAGTGTGAGTGAGCAGATACGCCTGAAACACAATTTGGGCACGCCTTCCAATCCGATATTCAAGGAAATGTTCCGCAGGCCTGCCACCGCTGCGGGTGCGTCGCTTTTGGCGGGCGAACTGCTGCGCGACGGCGGTGTAATCTATTCCCCCGCAGGCGGCACGCATCACGGGTTGCCAGACCGCGCAAACGGCTTTTGCTACCTCAATGATCCGGTGCTGGCGATCCAGTCCTTGCGGCGCAACGGCGCCCAGAAGATTGCCTATATTGATATCGACGCCCACCACCCTGACGGGGTCGAGCATGCTTTTGCCTATGATGCGGATACGCTGCAAATCTCGGTGCATGAGGTAAACCGCTGGCCGCGGACAGGTGCTTTGGCGGACATGGGTGTAGGGCAGGTCTATAACCTGCCTGTGCCAGCAGGGTTGAATGACACCGAAATGGCGCTGATCCGCGACACACTGATTTTGCCTTTGGTGGCTGATTTCGGCCCTGATGCGATTGTCCTGCAATGCGGGGCAGATGCGGTGGCAGAAGACCGCCAATCGCGGCTAGCCCTGTCAAACAACGCCCATTGGGCGATTGTCGCAGCCCTGCGCCCGCTGTCGCCGCGTTATCTGGTCCTAGGGGGAGGCGGCTATAACCCGTGGTCGGTGGGCCGGCTCTGGACGGGGGTTTGGGCAACGCTGAATGGCTACGACATTCCGGATGTCCTGCCGCCCGCATCCCAAGCGATCCTCGGTGCTTTGACGTGGACCAGCCCGCTGCGCAAACACCATCCCGAAGCGCACTGGATCACCACACTGCGCGACACCCCGCGCGAAGGGCCGATCAGCGATGCTGTGCGCACGGGCGTGCAGTCATTGGCGATGCGTCGCCCGCGCTGGGCCTGA